Within Sorangiineae bacterium MSr11367, the genomic segment GGAAATCACGACGCCACCGTACGAGTGGCCGACGAGGATGACCGGGCCGGTCTGGGCTCCAATCGCGCGCCCCGTCACCGCGACGTCATCCGCAAGCGAAACCGTCGGGTTCTGCACCACGGTGACGGGATATCCGTCGCGCTTCAGGATCTTGTAGACGCCTTCCCAACCCGATCCGTCGACGAAAGCACCGTGCACGAGCACGACGGAGGGCCGCGTTCCCGCGGGCGCAGGCTCCGATGGACCACCAGACCCCGGATTCGCGTGAGCGTTTGCGCAACCGGCGAGGCCTGCGCACACGAGCGCCACACCCGTACCGAGATAAATACTCTTGTTCATTGGAGACTCCTGCTTTTCGTCGCGGCTCGCTAAGTTTAATTCACGATGTTCAAGTCGAGGGAGATCTCGAGTTCGAGGACCTTCGAGATGGGACACCCAACTTTGGCGGCGGCTGCCGCCTCCTCGATCTTTCCCTTGTCGGCGCCCCGCGCGGTGACCGTCGTCGTGAGTGCGCTCTTCGTCAGCGTTTTGTTCTCGAAGGTGATCTCACAGGTCGTCTCGATCGACTCCGGCGTGATGCCGCGCTCCCCGAGCTGAGCGCCGAGTGCCATGCTGAAGCAGCTCGCGTGGGCAGCGGAAATGAGCTCCTCCGGATTCGCCCCCGGCGTCCCCTCGAAGCGGGTCTTGAAACTGTATGGCGTCCCCTTGATCGCGCCGCTGGCGACCGTGAACGTCCCGCTACCTTGCTTGAGGCTTCCTTCCCATCGGGCATTGGCACTACGCTTCATGGTTCATTCTCCATTTCAGTGAATCTGTATTGCGACGATGAATCGATGTTCGTGATGGCGCGCGTCGTCCGAGCGAGCTACGAACGCCACGTCGGAATGGATTCGAAGCTGGTTCGGTCCGCCTTCATGTGAGCCGTTGTGAAATAGCCTTCGCGTGGGGGCGGGACAACGGCGTGCAGCGTCGATTCCGTTGTGAATTTGATTCACGAATCAACGTGCCGACGGATACACTCGAGCGATGCGCAGGGCGGATAGGGCGGGCGATGTCGCGGACGCGGCGCACGGACTCAAGTTGCTCGTCGCGATTGCCGACGGCGGTTCGTTCACCGCCGCCGGTGCGCGTCTGGGGCTGTCGCCCTCCGCCGTGAGCAAGGCGGTAACGCGGGTCGAGAAGCGGCTCGGGGTTCGGCTGCTCCAACGAACGACGCGTCGTGTGGCGTTCACCGACGACGGCGAGGCGTACATCGCGCGCGGGCGTCAGCTGATCGCCGACTTCGAAGGGCTCGAGCGCGAGACGTCGTCGCGCGGCGACAAGATTCGCGGGACGCTCCGGGTATCTGCGCCGATGATCTACGGCTCGGTGAAAGTAGCGCCGCTGCTCGCCGCGCTCGCACGCAAGCACCCAGCGCTCGACGTGCATCTCAAGTGCGAAGATCGGCTCGTGGACATGGTCGTCGAGCGCATCGACGTTGCCGTGCGTGTGCTCTCGGCGCTACCCGCCGAATTCGTCGCGCGCGAGATCACCCCGGATCGGCGCGGTCTCTACGCCAGCCCTGCCTACCTGCGTGGCGCGGGTGCACCCACGACGCTCGACGAACTCGCTTCGCACGCGCTCATCGCGTACAGCGGCGCGGCCACCAACCTGCGACGTGGTCGGGTCGTGTTTGCCACCGACAGCATTCTCGCCGCGCGCGAAGCCGCCCGCGGGGGACTCGGCATCGCCGAGCTCCCCGACTACCTCGTGCGAGACGACGTCGCGGCCGGATTGCTGCGCGGGGTTCTTCCCGGCGCGGTGCCAGTGACGAGGCGAATCTACGTGCTCTACTTGCCATCGCGATACTTGCCGCCGCAGGTGCGCGCGTTCGTCGATCTTCTGGCACGTGACGCGCGCTCACGCCCATGGTGACCTCGTCGCTCGAATCGCTGTTCGAAGGTCGGCCCCCCGAGGTTCTCGCGGTCCACCGGCTGACGAATCTTGACCAAGAACTTGCGTGTTCTCTCGACATAGCCCAGTTGGCTCGGGTCAATTCCTCGACGGCGGCCGTCTCTAAGGCACGCACGTGGTTTGCGGGTAGCTCGGGCACGATAGGGGGACGGTGAACGAGCCCTGGATGTGTCCATCCGCGTAGGTAATGTCGAAGGTTCCCGATACGCTCGAGTCCGTAACGGCCGTGAGAACCACGTTGCCTGACTTCGCGCCGCGATCGGGACTTGGCTTGCAAGAGCCATCGAGTTTGACGAATGGCGCGTCTGCGTAGGGTGGCGTCGAATGCGTTTGGTCCCAAATGGGAAACGTCCCCGGCTTGAGTGTCGCGTCGGGGCTCTCGAGGTCCAAGTTCAACAACGTTGCGTTCTGGCGCATGAAGCCCGTGGCGCAAAGGGCCTCTCGGTCCTCGAAGATCATGCGGAGGCGCGTCTTGCTGCCCGAGGCGTTCGTCGCGACGATCACACCGAATGCGTTTGCGTTCGCGAGCGTGACGCCTCCCGCCGAGCCAGTCATCGTGAGTGGGGCGCCACCATCGACGAGCGAGGCACTATCGCTTCCGAGGCCAGAATCGCTGCCGCCGTCGTTGGTCGAGCCTCCATGGGATGCATCGTCATCGTCGCAGCCGACGATGACGGAGGTTACACAGAGTCCCATGAGAAAAAAAGCCGCTCGTCGAAGGTGCATGCTCGCTCGAGTCGCAACAAAGATGCCAGCGAGTGAGCGGGTGGCCAAGCCTTGATCCCCTCGGCGTGTGAACGGCGCCCGAAGCCGTATCGGATCGCGCTGTCATAGGAGTAACTCGAGATCCCTGGACTTCTAGCGCCTCGACGCCCGGCCTTCGAAGCTGTTCGAGGCGAGCGCTTTCTCGAGCCAGACGCGCGCGCCTGCTGCCTTCAGGTGCTTCTGCGCCAAGGCCCGGAGTGCACTCGCGCCCCCGGGATGGCGCGATGCCCGACGCTCGGAGAGGGTCAACAAGGTAATGCCGAGCTGCAGAACGTTGCCCGAGTCACTCGCCAATTCACGTGCGATTTCGAGCTGCTCATCGCCCGCCGGACCAGGAAGGACGGCCGCGAGCGCCCGTCGAGCCAGAATTTCGTCGAACCGATTGGCGTGGACCGCACTGGTGGCGCGGGCCAGTGCGAGTTCGGCGGATTCGCGGGCCGCACCGACATTGCCCAGCGCCTGCTCCAATCGGGACATGTAGACGAGTGCGAAGGTCTCCAGCCGAAAATCGCGCGCATGCGCGTCGGTGATGGCCTTCGACAGCGCGGGCCGCGCGGCATCGTATTCTTTGCGGAGCACCAAGAGACAACCACGGTACACCGCGACATAGAGCTTGAGCCAGGCGTCGCCGGGCATGACCTTTTCACTGATTTGCGCGCCACGTTGCACGATCGCGGTGGCTAGCTCGATATCGCACCGCTCCAAGGAGTAAACCGGCGTAAAGATGGCGAGGTTGCGCTCGGGAAGGGGCGGATTGCCCACCCGGCGCATCCGATCGTTCAACTCGGCATGGTAGCGGTCGAACTGAGACGCATCCCCGATGACCGCTGCGCGCACCACCAGCGACAAGAGATGGTAAATGCGAATCTCCGGAATGCCCAATTCGTCTGCAATCTCGATCGCGTCCGAGGTCGCGCGCGGGTCGAGGTCATTCCCCATGAGTGCCGACATGAGATTCAGGAAATAGCTGCCCATGGCCAGGGCCCAATAAAGCCGTGTCGGTCCGCCTGGTTTCTCGACGCGAAACGCGCGAAGCACGGCCAAGTGCTCCTTCATCTCTTGGACGAGGCTCACGAAATGTCCGTGGTGGAGCAGTCCTCCCCCGCCCGCGATGTGGGCCGCAGCGCGGAAGGGCGAACCCTTGTCATTCTCCGTGTCGGCTCGATCGATCGCACTTTGAAAATCCGTCAAGCGACCCATGATGGCCAGCGCCATGCATTGCAGAATTCGATATTCGGATCTCTTGAGGAAAGCTTCTTCCGCGCTCATGTGCGCATGGACCGGAATTTCGCGGAACGCCTTTCTCGGCTCCGTGAGCATCCGACGATGTGCGATCTCGCGCCCTGCATCGAGATCGAGCGTTCTATCCCAATAGGAAAAAAGCTTCGACGCGAATACGAATGATTTGGGGGTGTCGCAGGAGTAACCGGTTTCGATGAGCTTTCCCAAAGCGGGGACTTGGAGCTCGGTCCGATTGGGATAATTGGGGTGCTTCTCGAGGAGTGCCTCGGCCTCTTTGAGGATCCGATATCCTTCGAGCATGCCGCTGTTGGCAAGAAGATGCTGCGCGGCGAACAGCAGGGGAGCAATGGCTCGTGCGGGCTCGAGCGAACGCGCGAAATGGTAACCCACGGCGCGGGCCCCCGCAGGGCTGCCTCCCACCGTGCGATCGAGGTACTCGGCGATCCGTCCGTGGTACAGGCGCTGCTCGAGAGCCGGCGTGGCCGCGTAAATCGTCTCGTGGACGGTATCGTGTGCAAAGTGGTACGTCCCGTCCGCGTATTGCAGGAACTGACGCTCCACGGCCTCTTCCAAGGATAGAAATAGCTTCTCTTCGCTCAGCTCTCCGGCCGCGCGCACGAGGGCCATATCGAGGATGCGTCCGGCCGGGGCGGCTCGCCGCAGAAAAGCGAGTTGGTCCTGAGAGAGCGTCGAAAGACGCTGGCGAATCACTTCCCCGATGCTGCTCGGCAACGCGATGGTTCCCAGATCGGCATGGGCATGCCATTCTCCGTGCAGTCGGCTCAGCGCACCTCGCTCGACCAGGGCGCGCAGGCACTCGGTGGCGAAAAAGACGTTTCCGCCCGTCGTGCCATACAGATTGTCGATGAATGTCCGGGGCACGTCGAAGCCGGGCAGGGCGAGCGAAACCAACTCGCGCAGTTGCTCGTGCGACAGCGGAGGAAGCTTCAAGATCTCGGCCGCGCCTGCGAAAACGGTGTGATAGAGCGGCGAAAAGGTGAGCTCGTCCGATCGAAGGGTCCCGCACACCAGCCCGCGCGTGCCGTGAAGTGCATGAACGATGACGTTCAGATGCTCGATGGTGGCATCGTCGGCCCAGTGGAGGTCTTCGAAGGCAAGGACGAATCGCCGCACCTTGGCCAGCTCGGTGAGCCACTGGGCGAGTGCTTCGAACACGATCAGCTTGCCTTCTTGCGGCGCCCGCGCGAAGCCTTCGCTATTCGCGTACTCGGGCGCGAAGAGGGGGGCGAGCGGTCCGGAAATGCGCGCGAACATCTCCGGCGGTGTGATCGGTATAAGGAATCGCAGGGCGTGTTTGAGCGGCGTCAGCGGCGCGACCCCTTCGGCGTGGCATTGGCCGAAGGCCACCGTGACATCGGCCAGTTTGGCCTGAAGCTCCAGCTCGGCCAAAAGGCGCGACTTGCCGGTGCCCGCGGGTGCGGCAATGAACACCGCGCGAGCCTGACCTCGCTCCGCGGCCTGCAACGCATCCATCAAGCACGCGGATTCGTGTTTCCGCCCCACGACGGTCGGCACATGGAGATAGCTGGCCCGGCAGCCGAGTGGCTCTTCGAACGCCGCCGCATCACTGGCCTTGGCGAGGGCCACGATCAACCCGTTTGCGTTGGGGTATCGCCGTGCCGGGTCTTTGGCCAAAAGGCGAAGGATGATGCTTTCCAGCTCCGGATCGATCGAGGGGACGATCGAGGATGGCGCCGGCGGGGGTTCGTCCCGCTGAGCACGCAGGATCTCGGTGACCGTCGTCCCGTCGAAGGGGTATCGCCCGGTCACGGCGAAGAACCCGAGGATCCCGAGCGAATAGAGATCGGCGCGGCCATCGATGGCACTACCCACGAGCCACTCGGGGGCGATGTACGCGGCCGTTCCCCAAAGGCGTCCCGCCGTCGGAGTTCCGAGCTGGTGCATCAGGCCGAAATCCATCAATTTGATATCGCCGTTCGGCAGCAGGCGAATGTTGTCGGCCTTGATATCGCAGTGCACGAAGAGCCGTGCGTGGATGAACGCGAGCGTCTGCGCAATGCGCATGAGCAAGTCGAACGCCTCGTTGCTGGCAAGAGGGCGATCGTGCACGCGTGTGTTGACGTCCTCGCCATCGACGCGCTCCATGGTGATGTATCGATTGCCCGAGGGGAGGACGCCGCAGTCGTACACTTTGAGGGTGAAGGGGTGCCGCAGCCTCTTCATCGCGAAGAATTCGCGACGAACCATGAGCACACTCTCTTCGGCTTCGTCGTAGTGAACGTCCGGGAACGCCTCGATTTCCTTGAGTGCCAAGCGCCGTCCTTCGACGACGTCGTGCGCGAGCCAGACGCGCGAGGTCCCTCCGATTCCGAGCAGCTTTTCGATGTGGTACCGGCCGTCGACCTCCCTGCCCGGCTGCAGAAACGTGGAGGCCTTCGCTCCGCCGCGACGCTGCGCGTCGTTTCGCGTGGTGAGCCGTTCGGTGCGGACCATCGCGGGATCGTCCGTGACGTGTTCAGGACCGATGCTTCGCGGGGGCACGCGCGCATTCTATCATTGCATACTCGACGCAGCGTGGTCGTATGCCATGCGTTCATCCGAAGTTGTCAGTGCAGAGCTCGCGCGAATCGTTTCAAGAACCTCGAGGCCGCTCGCCAGGTCGTCCTCCCAGTCGAGAGGCCGCGCTGCTCACGCGAGCAGTGTTTATGAATATCCCGTCTATTTGGATAACGCGGTAATTGCGATTCGAATGTAAACAAAGGACACGAGTGCAAAATGAGTGTGGGGCCCGATGATCGAGAGCGTCGTGATGAGCCCCCGGTCTTATCCGCGTCGACGATCGCGCATATGACGACCGCATAGCTCTTCACGTTGGTGCCTGCGGCGGTGAGGTGGGCGTGGATCTTGCAGCTGACAGTCTCGCTTCCACGCTCCGAGGGCCCCCTTCGTCATGGCGGGTACTTCGCTGCGGGGACGGATGCATCGAAGTGGGTTCTATTGCAAGCGGCACTCGTGTGATGCGTGGCTAAGAAGTCGCCGAGTGGAAACTCGAACGAGATCAGGCTGCTCACCGCAGTGCACCACGAGGAACGTAGGCGTGTCGCCATGAGCACTCGCTCGGTGATGCCTCCGTCGAGCTCCCTTGGCACTTCCCGATTCCGTTCTCGCGCTTCCCCTTACCACCGCCACGATTGCCCACTAAGGTTCACCGCATGCATACCGGCTCCTTTCCCCGAACGCGGATGCGGCGCAATCGTCGTGATGACTGGTCGCGGCGGCTCGTGCGCGAGCGTCCGCTCGGTGTCGATGATCTCATTTGGCCCGTATTCGTCCAAGAGGGGGACAACCAGCGCACGCCGATTCCCGCGATGCCTGGGGTGGAGCGACTATCCATTGATATCTTGTGCGAAGAGGTCGGGCGTGCGGCCGAACTCGGGATACCGGCGGTGGCACTTTTTCCCATTGTCGATCCCGCCACCAAGTCCGAAGAGGCGCGGGAAGCTACGAATCCCGAGAATCTCGTTTGCCGTGCGGTGCGCGCGCTGAAGGAGCGCGTCAAGAACATTGGCGTCATTTGCGATGTGGCGCTCGATCCGTTTACCAGTCACGGACAAGATGGCCTCGTTCGCGATGGATACGTCGTGAACGATGAGACGGTCGCCATGCTCCAAAAGCAGGCCGTCGTACAGGCACAGGCGGGGTGCGATGTCATTGCGCCGAGCGACATGATGGACGGGCGCATCGGCGCCGTGCGCGATGCACTCGATCGCGAGGGGTTCATCCATACGCGGATCATGTCGTATGCGGCGAAATATGCATCGGCGTATTACGGGCCGTTCCGTCACGCGATGGATACGGCGAGGAATCTCGGTGCGGCGGACAAACGTACCTATCAAATGGATCCCGGCAACAGCGACGAGGCGGTGCGGGAAGCGGCACTCGATCTCGACGAAGGCGCCGATATGTTGATGGTGAAACCCGGGATGCCGTACTTGGATATCGTACGTCGCCTCAAAGAGGAGCTTAGGGCGCCAACCTACGTGTACCAAGTGAGCGGTGAATACGCGATGCTGCGGAGCACCGCGGACCTGGGCAGGCTCGATTTTCGCGCGGCGATGCTCGAGGCACTCGCGGGCTTCAAGCGTGCGGGTGCCGACGGAATATTGACCTACTCCGCCGTCGATGCGGCGCGTTGGTTGAAAAACGGATGACGGTACGCGCTCGATATGCTGGACATCGACTCGACGAGATCGCACGCGCAGAGGGTTCGACCGAAGGAGGAGCCTTCTTCTGGCTCTACACGCCGGCGGAGTCGGTCGACATCGCACTGGTCTGGCACGACCTGGACATTACCCCGCCGGGCATGATCCCGATCGGTCGCGTCCAAAGAACCCTGCTGAGCTCGGCCCGCCCGCCGTTTCTCTCCTCCGCAGAGACCCATCGCCTGCGTCGTCCCAGCGCGATCTGCGGCAATTTTCAGCACTTCATCGAGCAGCGTGCCCGGCAGGACTCGAACCTGCGACCAACGGCTTAGAAGGCCGCCGCTCTATCCAACTGAGCTACGGGCACGTGTAGCCCTTTCCCTTATCCCGGGCCGGTGCGTTGCGCTAGAACCTTTAGTAAGGTCCGGCCCCTCGTGAACCAAAGCACCAAACGAAGCGGGGGCGACGATGCACTGGCGACGGCCCTGGATCAGGCCCAAAAAGGCGACCCCAAGCCGCTTTACGACCGGTTGACCCGGGGGTCGTGGCTGCCTGGGCCGGAGGCCAACCTCGAGCTTGCCGCGGCCTTTGGGGCGCTCTGTGCCTCAAGGGGCAACGCCGCCGACAAGGTCGTTTTCGCCATGGCGGCGCTCGATGCCGACGAGGCCCCCGGCGGGAAGGAGCTCGAGTTCCTGCCGATGTGCGGGGTGGCGGCGCTTGGAGCGCGTGCGGCGCGGGACCATGCCGGTCGGGCGAAGCTTCTCGCCAAGCTTCACGATTCCGCCGAGGACCTCCGCTGGCGCGTCCGCAAAATGGTCAGCTCCTCGCTGGCGCTCGTGGGGGCCACCGTCGGCGGTGCCCTCGTCGACGAGCTCGACCCCTGGCTTGACGGCTATTTTCACGCCGCCGCGGTGCTCGAGGCGCTGGCGGACATGCGCTGGCTCTCGCAGCTTCACGATGCACAGGCCGTGATGGCCATCGTCGATCGCGCCTTCGACCTGGCCCGGGATGCGAGCCGCTCGTCCAGCCGGTACCCGGGCTTCAAGGCCCTCGTCGAGTCCCTGTCCACCGTCCCGAGCGTGCTCGCGGTGCGATTCGGGACGCCCATCTTCGACGGCCTCGCCGGCTGGCTCGAACGAACCACGGACCCGGCCCTGCGCGAGATCGTCGAGAAGAACGTGCGCGCTCCGCGCCTCAAAGGCCGCTTTCGCGACGAGGTCGCGCGCGTGCTCGCGCAGTTCGAGGCCACGGCCCCCGCCCGCCGCGATCCGCGCACCTACGTGGGCAAGACGCGCGGGCGCGGCAAAAAATAGCGCCGTTACGGCAGCGCCACGGGCTCGTGGATGCTCACCGGCACGCCGAGCGACGGTATGCCATCGCCGTTGAAGGCCATCGGCTGCGCGCGGATGCTTCGCCCGCCCCAACCGCTGCCCGGCTGAATCAGCGCGTGGTAGGCGAGCCATGGGCGCCCGTTCACCGTGAAAAAGCCGTTGTGCCCGGGCGCCGTGGCGGTGTCGCGCCCCGAAAAGACGCACGACGACGACTTGCTCCAGCCACCGGGCACCATCGGATCGCTGCCATTCAAGGTGAGAAGGCCCACGCAATAGTCGTTCGTCCAGCTGCCATTCACCGAGATGGTCACCGAAAGCCGCCCATTCGGCCCGTGAATCGGCTGCGGGCCCTCGTTCACCCGGATGTTCGGTGACCCATTGGGAACGGTCTCCCACGGCGCCGTCGGCGACGCGATCTTCACCCGGCCGCCGGTGGCCGCGTTCGGGCTGCTCATGCGCGACAGGAAGATGTGCTGCACGTTCGGATCGCCGTTTTCCCAGCCGGACCATAGGAAATATCCCTGGCCGCCGTGCGAGACATAGGCGCCATCGATGGCCCATTCATCGCCGGGGAGCCGCACTTCGCCCAGGTTCTCGTATGGCCCCATGGGATCGCTCGAGCCGCGCAGGGCGAACATGCGATGGCTCGCATTGCCGCCGCCGTTCTCGCCCGCGACGTAGATCCACCAGCGGCCATCGATCTTCTGCAGCTCGGGCGCCCAAATGCCCGCGCACGCGGGGGCGGGGCAGGCGGGGGCGCGCCAGAGGGACTTCGGCGCCGCGTCCTCGAGCTGCTCGATGCTGCTCGCCTGGCGGATGACGACGCCCCGGTCGTTGTCCGAGGAGACCAGGTAATACGAGCTGTTTTCGTAGGCCATCGTTGGGTCGGCGCCGGCGCCGAGGATCGGATTGAAAAACTTGCCCGTCAGCCACGGGCCCCGCAGCTCGAACGTGGCATCTTGGCGGAACTGCGCCTCGCCGTGGTCGTCGTCCAAACGCAGCACACCCAAGGCATGGCGCAAATACGCATTCGGAAACTGGAATGCACGAAACGATGTTGCGGCACCGTCCGCGAGCCCCGGGACACGGCAGAACGTGGCATCTTGGCGGTATTGCGCCGTGTCTTGGAAGGGCTGCAGAACGACCTCGCCGTTCTGGTGGCGAAGGAACGAGCCGCGGTAATTGCGTGATTCGATGGACACACACCCTCCACCGCCCGTGCCGGCCAATCCGGGAACGAACGACCAGGTGGCATCGGCTTTCGCGAGGTCGGCACTGGTGTCGTAGATGTCGTCGACACGCCCCACACCGTTGGCATGACGCACGAATCCGTCGAATAGAAAACGCGCTTTGATCGAGAGGAAATCGCGAATGATGGGACTCGATGTGCTCGAACCGTTCGACGTGCCGCGAGCGTCTTGCTCGTGACCGGAGCAGCCTAGAACTGCAACGAAAGAGGCAGCAACGAAACCCGGGCGTGCGAAAAAGCGCATGCCCCTATGTGAACCGCAAAATTAGAAATTTGAAGCGCAAAATATTTCCAATCACGCTCGCCCGTGGCCATCGGGGAGTCCAGGGGGGCTGACCATGGCAAGACATTGGACAGGACCGATTCTGAAGTTGCTTCTGCCCTTGGTATTCACGTACGGGACGAGCGGTTGCGGCGATGGGCAAAATGCCGCATCGCCGAATGGGAACGACGGCGGCGTTTCGAATGATGTCTCGGGCGGTCGCCATCTGCCGTGCGCGGTCGACGAGGTGCTCGCGCGAAATTGTCGAAGCTGCCACTCGAATCCACCGGCATACGGCGCACCCATGCCGCTGGTCACGTGGGATGATTTGCAAGCACGGGCGAAAACGGATTCGGGACAGCGTGTCTACGAGCTGGTGGGCAAACGCATCCACGACGATGCGGCGCCCATGCCGGCCAAGGGGCTGCTGGGCGCGGTCGATATGAAGACCCTCGACGGGTACATCGCGGCGGGCGCGCCGCGCTCGTCGGAGCTGTGCGATGCCCATCCGGGGGGCGACGGCGATCCGGCGCCGCTCGATTGCAAACCGGATATGCAAATCATGCCGCGCGCGCCGTGGGCCATGCCCAAAGAATTGCACGACCAATACGTGTGCTACGGCATCGACGTGAAAAACACGGACAAACGCCACGTCGTGGCCATTGCGCCGAAGGTGCAGAACCGCAAAATCGTGCACCATGCCTTGCTGATGCAATCGGACCAATCGGAAGATCCGACGCCGCACGCGTGCAACCCGGGCGGTGCACTTCGCTGGCGCATGCTGTATGCGTGGGCGCCGGGCGGGCAAAACATGATCATGCCGCCCGAGGCAGGGTTTCCGCAGGAGGGGACCACGCATTACGTGGTTCAGATTCATTACAACAACGTCGGGGCGCTGGAACATCAGACCGATACGTCCGGATTCGACGTGTGCACGACGGACAAATTGAGGCCGAACGATGCCGACGTCATGGCCTTCGGTGCGGTGAATTTCACCATTCCGCAACAAAGCAATTACGACATCACCTGCAGCATGACCGTGCCGCTGCTCTATCCCAAGATGCACGCCATCTTTGCCATGCCGCACATGCACAAGCTCGGCACGGCGCTGGTGAATACGTTGCACCCGGCGGGGAAGACACCCGTCGACATGGGGACGCAGCTCACCTGGGACTTCAACAATCAACTTTGGTATCCCATCGACGCCACGCTCAAACCCGGGGACGTGGTCAAAACGCGTTGCGCGTGGACCAATCCGACGCAGCAGCCGGTGGCCTTCGGTGAAAATACCGACAATGAAATGTGCTACGCCTTCGCGGTCTATTACCCGCGTATCACCTTGCCACTCTTCAATTGGGCGACCCCGGCGGGTGCCTCCAGCTGCGTGCCCACACCGCGCTAATTAGCCATGGCTCTTGGGGGGCCGCTCCGAGGCCGGCGGAAGGCTCACTCGCTCGTTCAAACGTGCCGCTTCGTCCACGATCTTCGTGGCCGCGGCGGCGCGGGCGGTCTTTTGCTGCAACGTCGCGTGGTCGACCACGGTGTGGCCTTCGAGAAGATCCAAATAGTCGAGATCCAGCACGCCGCCGCTGGGCAGGATGAATACGCCCGATAGGTGCGCCTGCTGGCCAATCTCCGCGACCAGGGCCCGCGGCACGTGCAGCGCGGCGTGCGTGATCAAATGGATGACCGGATCGCGCTGATCGCGGGCGCGCAGGAGGGCCATCTCCGTTGCGAGCTGTGCGAACACGCGTGCCGGGTTGCGTCCGCGCTCACCCTTGAAGCCGAGAAGGTACGCCACGGGCAGCTGCCCCGGTCGCGGACGCTGCACGTCGTAGAGGCGCGAGTCGAAAAAGCGCATCCACACTTCTTCGCCGGCGAGCTGCAGCTTTTTGCCCATGGCGATGGCCAGCCCG encodes:
- a CDS encoding peptidylglycine alpha-amidating monooxygenase; this encodes MARHWTGPILKLLLPLVFTYGTSGCGDGQNAASPNGNDGGVSNDVSGGRHLPCAVDEVLARNCRSCHSNPPAYGAPMPLVTWDDLQARAKTDSGQRVYELVGKRIHDDAAPMPAKGLLGAVDMKTLDGYIAAGAPRSSELCDAHPGGDGDPAPLDCKPDMQIMPRAPWAMPKELHDQYVCYGIDVKNTDKRHVVAIAPKVQNRKIVHHALLMQSDQSEDPTPHACNPGGALRWRMLYAWAPGGQNMIMPPEAGFPQEGTTHYVVQIHYNNVGALEHQTDTSGFDVCTTDKLRPNDADVMAFGAVNFTIPQQSNYDITCSMTVPLLYPKMHAIFAMPHMHKLGTALVNTLHPAGKTPVDMGTQLTWDFNNQLWYPIDATLKPGDVVKTRCAWTNPTQQPVAFGENTDNEMCYAFAVYYPRITLPLFNWATPAGASSCVPTPR
- the hemB gene encoding porphobilinogen synthase, which codes for MHTGSFPRTRMRRNRRDDWSRRLVRERPLGVDDLIWPVFVQEGDNQRTPIPAMPGVERLSIDILCEEVGRAAELGIPAVALFPIVDPATKSEEAREATNPENLVCRAVRALKERVKNIGVICDVALDPFTSHGQDGLVRDGYVVNDETVAMLQKQAVVQAQAGCDVIAPSDMMDGRIGAVRDALDREGFIHTRIMSYAAKYASAYYGPFRHAMDTARNLGAADKRTYQMDPGNSDEAVREAALDLDEGADMLMVKPGMPYLDIVRRLKEELRAPTYVYQVSGEYAMLRSTADLGRLDFRAAMLEALAGFKRAGADGILTYSAVDAARWLKNG
- a CDS encoding LysR family transcriptional regulator — encoded protein: MRRADRAGDVADAAHGLKLLVAIADGGSFTAAGARLGLSPSAVSKAVTRVEKRLGVRLLQRTTRRVAFTDDGEAYIARGRQLIADFEGLERETSSRGDKIRGTLRVSAPMIYGSVKVAPLLAALARKHPALDVHLKCEDRLVDMVVERIDVAVRVLSALPAEFVAREITPDRRGLYASPAYLRGAGAPTTLDELASHALIAYSGAATNLRRGRVVFATDSILAAREAARGGLGIAELPDYLVRDDVAAGLLRGVLPGAVPVTRRIYVLYLPSRYLPPQVRAFVDLLARDARSRPW
- a CDS encoding protein kinase, translated to MPPRSIGPEHVTDDPAMVRTERLTTRNDAQRRGGAKASTFLQPGREVDGRYHIEKLLGIGGTSRVWLAHDVVEGRRLALKEIEAFPDVHYDEAEESVLMVRREFFAMKRLRHPFTLKVYDCGVLPSGNRYITMERVDGEDVNTRVHDRPLASNEAFDLLMRIAQTLAFIHARLFVHCDIKADNIRLLPNGDIKLMDFGLMHQLGTPTAGRLWGTAAYIAPEWLVGSAIDGRADLYSLGILGFFAVTGRYPFDGTTVTEILRAQRDEPPPAPSSIVPSIDPELESIILRLLAKDPARRYPNANGLIVALAKASDAAAFEEPLGCRASYLHVPTVVGRKHESACLMDALQAAERGQARAVFIAAPAGTGKSRLLAELELQAKLADVTVAFGQCHAEGVAPLTPLKHALRFLIPITPPEMFARISGPLAPLFAPEYANSEGFARAPQEGKLIVFEALAQWLTELAKVRRFVLAFEDLHWADDATIEHLNVIVHALHGTRGLVCGTLRSDELTFSPLYHTVFAGAAEILKLPPLSHEQLRELVSLALPGFDVPRTFIDNLYGTTGGNVFFATECLRALVERGALSRLHGEWHAHADLGTIALPSSIGEVIRQRLSTLSQDQLAFLRRAAPAGRILDMALVRAAGELSEEKLFLSLEEAVERQFLQYADGTYHFAHDTVHETIYAATPALEQRLYHGRIAEYLDRTVGGSPAGARAVGYHFARSLEPARAIAPLLFAAQHLLANSGMLEGYRILKEAEALLEKHPNYPNRTELQVPALGKLIETGYSCDTPKSFVFASKLFSYWDRTLDLDAGREIAHRRMLTEPRKAFREIPVHAHMSAEEAFLKRSEYRILQCMALAIMGRLTDFQSAIDRADTENDKGSPFRAAAHIAGGGGLLHHGHFVSLVQEMKEHLAVLRAFRVEKPGGPTRLYWALAMGSYFLNLMSALMGNDLDPRATSDAIEIADELGIPEIRIYHLLSLVVRAAVIGDASQFDRYHAELNDRMRRVGNPPLPERNLAIFTPVYSLERCDIELATAIVQRGAQISEKVMPGDAWLKLYVAVYRGCLLVLRKEYDAARPALSKAITDAHARDFRLETFALVYMSRLEQALGNVGAARESAELALARATSAVHANRFDEILARRALAAVLPGPAGDEQLEIARELASDSGNVLQLGITLLTLSERRASRHPGGASALRALAQKHLKAAGARVWLEKALASNSFEGRASRR
- a CDS encoding OsmC family peroxiredoxin, producing MKRSANARWEGSLKQGSGTFTVASGAIKGTPYSFKTRFEGTPGANPEELISAAHASCFSMALGAQLGERGITPESIETTCEITFENKTLTKSALTTTVTARGADKGKIEEAAAAAKVGCPISKVLELEISLDLNIVN
- a CDS encoding family 43 glycosylhydrolase — translated: MRHANGVGRVDDIYDTSADLAKADATWSFVPGLAGTGGGGCVSIESRNYRGSFLRHQNGEVVLQPFQDTAQYRQDATFCRVPGLADGAATSFRAFQFPNAYLRHALGVLRLDDDHGEAQFRQDATFELRGPWLTGKFFNPILGAGADPTMAYENSSYYLVSSDNDRGVVIRQASSIEQLEDAAPKSLWRAPACPAPACAGIWAPELQKIDGRWWIYVAGENGGGNASHRMFALRGSSDPMGPYENLGEVRLPGDEWAIDGAYVSHGGQGYFLWSGWENGDPNVQHIFLSRMSSPNAATGGRVKIASPTAPWETVPNGSPNIRVNEGPQPIHGPNGRLSVTISVNGSWTNDYCVGLLTLNGSDPMVPGGWSKSSSCVFSGRDTATAPGHNGFFTVNGRPWLAYHALIQPGSGWGGRSIRAQPMAFNGDGIPSLGVPVSIHEPVALP